From the Brassica napus cultivar Da-Ae chromosome A8, Da-Ae, whole genome shotgun sequence genome, one window contains:
- the LOC106399712 gene encoding chaperone protein dnaJ 20, chloroplastic, whose translation MKCYKGSAILATDYYPFLYKRPVFSPSGSFPSTTISYPARTRFLSTRIQARLTQDDPVKQSEDLSFYDLLGVAESVTLPEIKQAYKQLARKYHPDVSPPDQVEEYTDRFIRVQEAYETLSDPRRRVLYDRDLSMGFSFSFSGRRRNRYHEEVVEEKSEWKKKWQTQLSGLKKRSHQKENNSMSWAARMRRQQHVSEDSSS comes from the exons ATGAAATGTTACAAAGGGTCAGCCATTCTCGCTACCGATTACTACCCTTTCCTCTACAAACGACCAGTCTTTTCTCCGTCCGGTTCGTTCCCATCTACCACTATCTCCTACCCGGCCCGAACCCGATTCTTATCCACCCGGATCCAAGCCAGACTCACCCAAGACGATCCAGTTAAACAATCTGAGGATTTAAGCTTCTACGATCTCCTCGGCGTCGCCGAATCCGTTACTCTCCCGGAAATCAAACAAGCGTATAAACAGCTTGCTCGTAAGTACCATCCCGATGTTTCGCCTCCGGATCAGGTCGAGGAATACACAGATCGGTTTATTAGGGTTCAAGAAGCTTACGAGACTCTCTCCGATCCTCGCCGGAGAGTTCTATACGACCGAGATTTATCAATGGGATTCTCGTTTTCGTTCTCAGGTCGACGCAGGAATCGATACCATGAG GAAGTTGTGGAAGAGAAGAGTGAGTGGAAGAAAAAATGGCAAACTCAGCTCTCAGGGCTAAAGAAAAGAAGCCATCAGAAAGAAAACAACTCAATGTCTTGGGCTGCTAGAATGCGCCGTCAACAGCACGTGTCTGAAGATTCTTCTTCATAA
- the LOC106423652 gene encoding dehydrin Xero 2-like, which translates to MRDHPRSSEQQEADDAASKGCGMFDFLKKKPEDEHVYVTDATKEKKEEETPSLAARLHRSGSSSSDEEVDENGEKKKRKGLKEKVFGHKDEDHVSDDHQYTTEEKKGVTEKIMLKVHAGKGTHEQANKHEHEDGEKKGFMEKMKEKLPAAGGHHDQANKPEPQEDGKEKGFMEKIKEKLPAPGGHHDQANKHEHHEDGKEKGFMDKIKEKIPGGHNGKPEVEPHHENGKEKGFMEKIKEKLPGHIKHDDSDEQKKET; encoded by the exons ATGCGGGATCATCCTCGTTCAAGTGAGCAACAAGAAGCTGATGATGCAGCTTCCAAAGGTTGTGGAATGTTTGACTTTCTCAAGAAGAAACCTGAAGATGAGCATGTCTATGTGACTGACGCGACCAAGGAAAAAAAGGAAGAGGAGACACCTTCGCTTGCGGCAAGGCTTCACCGTTCTGGCAGCTCT TCGAGTGATGAAGAAGTGGATGAAAATggggaaaagaagaagaggaaaggaTTGAAGGAGAAGGTGTTTGGTCACAAGGATGAAGATCATGTTTCTGATGATCATCAATATACAACTGAGGAGAAGAAGGGCGTCACGGAGAAGATCATGTTAAAAGTTCATGCAGGTAAAGGGACTCATGAGCAAGCCAACAAGCATGAGCATGAAGATGGGGAGAAGAAAGGGTTTATGGAGAAGATGAAGGAGAAGCTTCCTGCAGCTGGAGGTCATCATGACCAAGCCAACAAGCCTGAACCTCAGGAGGATGGGAAAGAGAAAGGGTTTATGGAAAAGATCAAGGAGAAGCTTCCTGCACCTGGAGGTCATCATGACCAAGCCAACAAGCATGAGCATCATGAGGATGGGAAGGAGAAAGGGTTTATGGACAAGATTAAGGAGAAGATTCCTGGAGGTCACAATGGAAAGCCCGAAGTTGAGCCTCATCATGAAAATGGTAAAGAGAAAGGGTTTATGGAGAAGATCAAGGAGAAGCTCCCTGGTCATATCAAGCATGATGACAGTGATGAGCAGAAAAAGGAAACTTAG